The following are from one region of the Epinephelus fuscoguttatus linkage group LG11, E.fuscoguttatus.final_Chr_v1 genome:
- the LOC125896922 gene encoding heterogeneous nuclear ribonucleoprotein Q isoform X6, whose translation MMSGDMATDHVNGNGTEEPMDTTAEVTRSEHFPALLEAGLPQNVAEKLDELYVAGLVAHSDLDERAIEALKEFNEEGALQVLVQFKESDLSHVQNKSAFLCGVMKTYRQREKQGTKVSDSTKGPDEAKIKELLDRTNYTLDVTTGQRKYGGPPPESVYSGAQPNVGTEIFVGKIPRDLFEDELVPLFEKAGPIWDLRLMMDPLSGLNRGYAFVTFCTKEAAQEAVKLCNNHEIRPGKHIGVCISVANNRLFVGSIPKSKTKEQIVEEFGKVTEGLSDVILYHQPDDKKKNRGFCFLEYEDHKTAAQARRRLMSGKVKVWGNVVTVEWADPIEDPDPEVMAKVKVLFVRNLANGVTEEILEKSFSEFGKLERVKKLKDYAFIHFEERDGAVKALEEMNGKELEGEPIEIVFAKPPDQKRKERKAQRQAAKSQMYDDYYYYPPPPHMPPPVRGRGRGGNRGGYAYPPDYYGYEDYYDYYGYDYHNYRGGYEDPYYGYDDFQAPSRGRGGSRGSRGGSSPARGRGGAGAPRGRANFSQRGGPGPGRGGRGARGGVQPRGRGGEKGVEAGPDVSL comes from the exons ATG ATGTCTGGAGACATGGCCACAGATCATGTAAATGGGAATGGTACGGAGGAACCCATGGACACTACAGCGGAGGTGACCCGCTCAGAACACTTCCCAGCTTTACTGGAGGCTGGTTTACCTCAGAATGTGGCTGAGAAGCTAGATGAACTTTACGTTGCAG GCCTAGTAGCACATAGTGACCTAGATGAAAGGGCTATTGAAGCTTTGAAAGAATTCAATGAAGAGGGAGCCCTGCAAGTGCTGGTCCAGTTCAAAGAGAGTGATCTGTCACACGTGCAA AACAAAAGTGCCTTTCTCTGTGGGGTGATGAAGACTTACAGGCAGAGGGAGAAACAAGGGACTAAAGTTTCAGATTCCACTAAAGGACCAGATGAGGCTAAAATCAAAGAACTCCTGGACAGAACCAACTACACACTTGACGTCACAACAGGCCAGCGGAAGTATGGCGGGCCCCCACCTGAGTCTGTGTACTCCGGTGCCCAACCCAATGTTGGAACAGAG ATATTTGTAGGAAAGATTCCCCGTGACTTGTTTGAAGATGAGCTGGTTCCTCTCTTTGAGAAGGCTGGGCCTATCTGGGACCTCAGGCTAATGATGGACCCACTGAGTGGCCTGAACAGGGGCTATGCCTTTGTCACTTTCTGCACTAAAGAAGCGGCCCAGGAGGCAGTGAAGCTG tGCAATAATCATGAGATTCGCCCTGGCAAGCACATCGGGGTGTGTATATCTGTCGCCAACAACAGGCTATTCGTTGGCTCCATTCCCAAGAGTAAAACAAAGGAGCAGATTGTTGAAGAGTTTGGTAAAGtcacag AGGGCCTCAGTGATGTCATACTGTACCATCAACCTGATGACAAAAAGAAGAACCGAGGCTTCTGCTTCTTGGAGTACGAAGACCACAAAACGGCTGCTCAGGCTCGCCGGCGGCTAATGAGCGGCAAGGTGAAGGTTTGGGGCAATGTGGTGACAGTAGAGTGGGCAGACCCCATTGAAGATCCTGACCCAGAGGTCATGGCCAAG GTGAAGGTTTTATTTGTGAGAAATCTTGCCAATGGTGTCACGGAGGAGATCCTGGAGAAGTCCTTTAGTGAGTTTGGAAAACTGGAGCGAGTTAAGAAGCTTAAAGACTACGCCTTCATTCACTTTGAAGAGAGGGATGGCGCAGTGAAG GCGTTGGAAGAAATGAATGGGAAGGAGCTGGAGGGAGAGCCCATTGAGATTGTTTTCGCCAAGCCACCAGATCAGAAGAGGAAGGAGCGCAAAGCACAGAGGCAAGCAGCCAAATCACAAAT GTACGATGATTATTACTACTACCCTCCCCCTCCCCACATGCCGCCTCCTGTCAGAGGCCGAGGCAGAGGCGGCAACCGGGGTGGCTATGCTTACCCCCCTGACTACTACGGTTATGAGGACTACTATGACTACTATGGCTATGACTATCACAACTACCGTGGCGGCTACGAAGACCCCTACTACGGGTACGACGACTTCCAGGCCCCAAGCCGAGGACGGGGCGGCAGCAGGGGCTCCCGGGGAGGATCCTCTCCAGCCAGAGGACGGGGTGGCGCCGGGGCACCCAGAGGCAGGGCCAACTTCTCCCAGCGGGGGGGTCCCGGACCAGGCCGCGGTGGGCGGGGAGCAAGAGGAGGCGTGCAGCCGAGAGGGCGAGGAGGG GAAAAAGGGGTCGAGGCCGGTCCTGATGTGTCGCTATGA
- the LOC125896922 gene encoding heterogeneous nuclear ribonucleoprotein Q isoform X5, which translates to MMSGDMATDHVNGNGTEEPMDTTAEVTRSEHFPALLEAGLPQNVAEKLDELYVAGLVAHSDLDERAIEALKEFNEEGALQVLVQFKESDLSHVQNKSAFLCGVMKTYRQREKQGTKVSDSTKGPDEAKIKELLDRTNYTLDVTTGQRKYGGPPPESVYSGAQPNVGTEIFVGKIPRDLFEDELVPLFEKAGPIWDLRLMMDPLSGLNRGYAFVTFCTKEAAQEAVKLCNNHEIRPGKHIGVCISVANNRLFVGSIPKSKTKEQIVEEFGKVTEGLSDVILYHQPDDKKKNRGFCFLEYEDHKTAAQARRRLMSGKVKVWGNVVTVEWADPIEDPDPEVMAKVKVLFVRNLANGVTEEILEKSFSEFGKLERVKKLKDYAFIHFEERDGAVKALEEMNGKELEGEPIEIVFAKPPDQKRKERKAQRQAAKSQMYDDYYYYPPPPHMPPPVRGRGRGGNRGGYAYPPDYYGYEDYYDYYGYDYHNYRGGYEDPYYGYDDFQAPSRGRGGSRGSRGGSSPARGRGGAGAPRGRANFSQRGGPGPGRGGRGARGGVQPRGRGGQEKGVEAGPDVSL; encoded by the exons ATG ATGTCTGGAGACATGGCCACAGATCATGTAAATGGGAATGGTACGGAGGAACCCATGGACACTACAGCGGAGGTGACCCGCTCAGAACACTTCCCAGCTTTACTGGAGGCTGGTTTACCTCAGAATGTGGCTGAGAAGCTAGATGAACTTTACGTTGCAG GCCTAGTAGCACATAGTGACCTAGATGAAAGGGCTATTGAAGCTTTGAAAGAATTCAATGAAGAGGGAGCCCTGCAAGTGCTGGTCCAGTTCAAAGAGAGTGATCTGTCACACGTGCAA AACAAAAGTGCCTTTCTCTGTGGGGTGATGAAGACTTACAGGCAGAGGGAGAAACAAGGGACTAAAGTTTCAGATTCCACTAAAGGACCAGATGAGGCTAAAATCAAAGAACTCCTGGACAGAACCAACTACACACTTGACGTCACAACAGGCCAGCGGAAGTATGGCGGGCCCCCACCTGAGTCTGTGTACTCCGGTGCCCAACCCAATGTTGGAACAGAG ATATTTGTAGGAAAGATTCCCCGTGACTTGTTTGAAGATGAGCTGGTTCCTCTCTTTGAGAAGGCTGGGCCTATCTGGGACCTCAGGCTAATGATGGACCCACTGAGTGGCCTGAACAGGGGCTATGCCTTTGTCACTTTCTGCACTAAAGAAGCGGCCCAGGAGGCAGTGAAGCTG tGCAATAATCATGAGATTCGCCCTGGCAAGCACATCGGGGTGTGTATATCTGTCGCCAACAACAGGCTATTCGTTGGCTCCATTCCCAAGAGTAAAACAAAGGAGCAGATTGTTGAAGAGTTTGGTAAAGtcacag AGGGCCTCAGTGATGTCATACTGTACCATCAACCTGATGACAAAAAGAAGAACCGAGGCTTCTGCTTCTTGGAGTACGAAGACCACAAAACGGCTGCTCAGGCTCGCCGGCGGCTAATGAGCGGCAAGGTGAAGGTTTGGGGCAATGTGGTGACAGTAGAGTGGGCAGACCCCATTGAAGATCCTGACCCAGAGGTCATGGCCAAG GTGAAGGTTTTATTTGTGAGAAATCTTGCCAATGGTGTCACGGAGGAGATCCTGGAGAAGTCCTTTAGTGAGTTTGGAAAACTGGAGCGAGTTAAGAAGCTTAAAGACTACGCCTTCATTCACTTTGAAGAGAGGGATGGCGCAGTGAAG GCGTTGGAAGAAATGAATGGGAAGGAGCTGGAGGGAGAGCCCATTGAGATTGTTTTCGCCAAGCCACCAGATCAGAAGAGGAAGGAGCGCAAAGCACAGAGGCAAGCAGCCAAATCACAAAT GTACGATGATTATTACTACTACCCTCCCCCTCCCCACATGCCGCCTCCTGTCAGAGGCCGAGGCAGAGGCGGCAACCGGGGTGGCTATGCTTACCCCCCTGACTACTACGGTTATGAGGACTACTATGACTACTATGGCTATGACTATCACAACTACCGTGGCGGCTACGAAGACCCCTACTACGGGTACGACGACTTCCAGGCCCCAAGCCGAGGACGGGGCGGCAGCAGGGGCTCCCGGGGAGGATCCTCTCCAGCCAGAGGACGGGGTGGCGCCGGGGCACCCAGAGGCAGGGCCAACTTCTCCCAGCGGGGGGGTCCCGGACCAGGCCGCGGTGGGCGGGGAGCAAGAGGAGGCGTGCAGCCGAGAGGGCGAGGAGGG CAGGAAAAAGGGGTCGAGGCCGGTCCTGATGTGTCGCTATGA
- the LOC125896922 gene encoding heterogeneous nuclear ribonucleoprotein Q isoform X4: MMSGDMATDHVNGNGTEEPMDTTAEVTRSEHFPALLEAGLPQNVAEKLDELYVAGLVAHSDLDERAIEALKEFNEEGALQVLVQFKESDLSHVQNKSAFLCGVMKTYRQREKQGTKVSDSTKGPDEAKIKELLDRTNYTLDVTTGQRKYGGPPPESVYSGAQPNVGTEIFVGKIPRDLFEDELVPLFEKAGPIWDLRLMMDPLSGLNRGYAFVTFCTKEAAQEAVKLCNNHEIRPGKHIGVCISVANNRLFVGSIPKSKTKEQIVEEFGKVTEGLSDVILYHQPDDKKKNRGFCFLEYEDHKTAAQARRRLMSGKVKVWGNVVTVEWADPIEDPDPEVMAKVKVLFVRNLANGVTEEILEKSFSEFGKLERVKKLKDYAFIHFEERDGAVKALEEMNGKELEGEPIEIVFAKPPDQKRKERKAQRQAAKSQMYDDYYYYPPPPHMPPPVRGRGRGGNRGGYAYPPDYYGYEDYYDYYGYDYHNYRGGYEDPYYGYDDFQAPSRGRGGSRGSRGGSSPARGRGGAGAPRGRANFSQRGGPGPGRGGRGARGGVQPRGRGGVRGARGGRGGNVGGKRKADGYNQPDSKRRQTNNQNWGSQPIAQQPLQGGDHSGKRGRGRS; the protein is encoded by the exons ATG ATGTCTGGAGACATGGCCACAGATCATGTAAATGGGAATGGTACGGAGGAACCCATGGACACTACAGCGGAGGTGACCCGCTCAGAACACTTCCCAGCTTTACTGGAGGCTGGTTTACCTCAGAATGTGGCTGAGAAGCTAGATGAACTTTACGTTGCAG GCCTAGTAGCACATAGTGACCTAGATGAAAGGGCTATTGAAGCTTTGAAAGAATTCAATGAAGAGGGAGCCCTGCAAGTGCTGGTCCAGTTCAAAGAGAGTGATCTGTCACACGTGCAA AACAAAAGTGCCTTTCTCTGTGGGGTGATGAAGACTTACAGGCAGAGGGAGAAACAAGGGACTAAAGTTTCAGATTCCACTAAAGGACCAGATGAGGCTAAAATCAAAGAACTCCTGGACAGAACCAACTACACACTTGACGTCACAACAGGCCAGCGGAAGTATGGCGGGCCCCCACCTGAGTCTGTGTACTCCGGTGCCCAACCCAATGTTGGAACAGAG ATATTTGTAGGAAAGATTCCCCGTGACTTGTTTGAAGATGAGCTGGTTCCTCTCTTTGAGAAGGCTGGGCCTATCTGGGACCTCAGGCTAATGATGGACCCACTGAGTGGCCTGAACAGGGGCTATGCCTTTGTCACTTTCTGCACTAAAGAAGCGGCCCAGGAGGCAGTGAAGCTG tGCAATAATCATGAGATTCGCCCTGGCAAGCACATCGGGGTGTGTATATCTGTCGCCAACAACAGGCTATTCGTTGGCTCCATTCCCAAGAGTAAAACAAAGGAGCAGATTGTTGAAGAGTTTGGTAAAGtcacag AGGGCCTCAGTGATGTCATACTGTACCATCAACCTGATGACAAAAAGAAGAACCGAGGCTTCTGCTTCTTGGAGTACGAAGACCACAAAACGGCTGCTCAGGCTCGCCGGCGGCTAATGAGCGGCAAGGTGAAGGTTTGGGGCAATGTGGTGACAGTAGAGTGGGCAGACCCCATTGAAGATCCTGACCCAGAGGTCATGGCCAAG GTGAAGGTTTTATTTGTGAGAAATCTTGCCAATGGTGTCACGGAGGAGATCCTGGAGAAGTCCTTTAGTGAGTTTGGAAAACTGGAGCGAGTTAAGAAGCTTAAAGACTACGCCTTCATTCACTTTGAAGAGAGGGATGGCGCAGTGAAG GCGTTGGAAGAAATGAATGGGAAGGAGCTGGAGGGAGAGCCCATTGAGATTGTTTTCGCCAAGCCACCAGATCAGAAGAGGAAGGAGCGCAAAGCACAGAGGCAAGCAGCCAAATCACAAAT GTACGATGATTATTACTACTACCCTCCCCCTCCCCACATGCCGCCTCCTGTCAGAGGCCGAGGCAGAGGCGGCAACCGGGGTGGCTATGCTTACCCCCCTGACTACTACGGTTATGAGGACTACTATGACTACTATGGCTATGACTATCACAACTACCGTGGCGGCTACGAAGACCCCTACTACGGGTACGACGACTTCCAGGCCCCAAGCCGAGGACGGGGCGGCAGCAGGGGCTCCCGGGGAGGATCCTCTCCAGCCAGAGGACGGGGTGGCGCCGGGGCACCCAGAGGCAGGGCCAACTTCTCCCAGCGGGGGGGTCCCGGACCAGGCCGCGGTGGGCGGGGAGCAAGAGGAGGCGTGCAGCCGAGAGGGCGAGGAGGGGTACGTGGTGCTCGGGGTGGCCGCGGTGGAAATGTAGGAGGAAAGCGCAAAGCTGATGGGTACAACCAGCCAGATTCCAAGCGTCGCCAGACCAATAATCAGAACTGGGGCTCTCAACCCATTGCTCAGCAACCGCTCCAAGGTGGTGATCATTCTG GAAAAAGGGGTCGAGGCCGGTCCTGA
- the LOC125896922 gene encoding heterogeneous nuclear ribonucleoprotein Q isoform X2, with protein sequence MMSGDMATDHVNGNGTEEPMDTTAEVTRSEHFPALLEAGLPQNVAEKLDELYVAGLVAHSDLDERAIEALKEFNEEGALQVLVQFKESDLSHVQNKSAFLCGVMKTYRQREKQGTKVSDSTKGPDEAKIKELLDRTNYTLDVTTGQRKYGGPPPESVYSGAQPNVGTEIFVGKIPRDLFEDELVPLFEKAGPIWDLRLMMDPLSGLNRGYAFVTFCTKEAAQEAVKLCNNHEIRPGKHIGVCISVANNRLFVGSIPKSKTKEQIVEEFGKVTEGLSDVILYHQPDDKKKNRGFCFLEYEDHKTAAQARRRLMSGKVKVWGNVVTVEWADPIEDPDPEVMAKVKVLFVRNLANGVTEEILEKSFSEFGKLERVKKLKDYAFIHFEERDGAVKALEEMNGKELEGEPIEIVFAKPPDQKRKERKAQRYDDYYYYPPPPHMPPPVRGRGRGGNRGGYAYPPDYYGYEDYYDYYGYDYHNYRGGYEDPYYGYDDFQAPSRGRGGSRGSRGGSSPARGRGGAGAPRGRANFSQRGGPGPGRGGRGARGGVQPRGRGGVRGARGGRGGNVGGKRKADGYNQPDSKRRQTNNQNWGSQPIAQQPLQGGDHSGNYSGYKSDNQEFYQDSFGQQWK encoded by the exons ATG ATGTCTGGAGACATGGCCACAGATCATGTAAATGGGAATGGTACGGAGGAACCCATGGACACTACAGCGGAGGTGACCCGCTCAGAACACTTCCCAGCTTTACTGGAGGCTGGTTTACCTCAGAATGTGGCTGAGAAGCTAGATGAACTTTACGTTGCAG GCCTAGTAGCACATAGTGACCTAGATGAAAGGGCTATTGAAGCTTTGAAAGAATTCAATGAAGAGGGAGCCCTGCAAGTGCTGGTCCAGTTCAAAGAGAGTGATCTGTCACACGTGCAA AACAAAAGTGCCTTTCTCTGTGGGGTGATGAAGACTTACAGGCAGAGGGAGAAACAAGGGACTAAAGTTTCAGATTCCACTAAAGGACCAGATGAGGCTAAAATCAAAGAACTCCTGGACAGAACCAACTACACACTTGACGTCACAACAGGCCAGCGGAAGTATGGCGGGCCCCCACCTGAGTCTGTGTACTCCGGTGCCCAACCCAATGTTGGAACAGAG ATATTTGTAGGAAAGATTCCCCGTGACTTGTTTGAAGATGAGCTGGTTCCTCTCTTTGAGAAGGCTGGGCCTATCTGGGACCTCAGGCTAATGATGGACCCACTGAGTGGCCTGAACAGGGGCTATGCCTTTGTCACTTTCTGCACTAAAGAAGCGGCCCAGGAGGCAGTGAAGCTG tGCAATAATCATGAGATTCGCCCTGGCAAGCACATCGGGGTGTGTATATCTGTCGCCAACAACAGGCTATTCGTTGGCTCCATTCCCAAGAGTAAAACAAAGGAGCAGATTGTTGAAGAGTTTGGTAAAGtcacag AGGGCCTCAGTGATGTCATACTGTACCATCAACCTGATGACAAAAAGAAGAACCGAGGCTTCTGCTTCTTGGAGTACGAAGACCACAAAACGGCTGCTCAGGCTCGCCGGCGGCTAATGAGCGGCAAGGTGAAGGTTTGGGGCAATGTGGTGACAGTAGAGTGGGCAGACCCCATTGAAGATCCTGACCCAGAGGTCATGGCCAAG GTGAAGGTTTTATTTGTGAGAAATCTTGCCAATGGTGTCACGGAGGAGATCCTGGAGAAGTCCTTTAGTGAGTTTGGAAAACTGGAGCGAGTTAAGAAGCTTAAAGACTACGCCTTCATTCACTTTGAAGAGAGGGATGGCGCAGTGAAG GCGTTGGAAGAAATGAATGGGAAGGAGCTGGAGGGAGAGCCCATTGAGATTGTTTTCGCCAAGCCACCAGATCAGAAGAGGAAGGAGCGCAAAGCACAGAG GTACGATGATTATTACTACTACCCTCCCCCTCCCCACATGCCGCCTCCTGTCAGAGGCCGAGGCAGAGGCGGCAACCGGGGTGGCTATGCTTACCCCCCTGACTACTACGGTTATGAGGACTACTATGACTACTATGGCTATGACTATCACAACTACCGTGGCGGCTACGAAGACCCCTACTACGGGTACGACGACTTCCAGGCCCCAAGCCGAGGACGGGGCGGCAGCAGGGGCTCCCGGGGAGGATCCTCTCCAGCCAGAGGACGGGGTGGCGCCGGGGCACCCAGAGGCAGGGCCAACTTCTCCCAGCGGGGGGGTCCCGGACCAGGCCGCGGTGGGCGGGGAGCAAGAGGAGGCGTGCAGCCGAGAGGGCGAGGAGGGGTACGTGGTGCTCGGGGTGGCCGCGGTGGAAATGTAGGAGGAAAGCGCAAAGCTGATGGGTACAACCAGCCAGATTCCAAGCGTCGCCAGACCAATAATCAGAACTGGGGCTCTCAACCCATTGCTCAGCAACCGCTCCAAGGTGGTGATCATTCTGGTAACTATTCCGGTTACAAATCCGACAACCAGGAATTTTATCAGGATTCTTTTGGGCAACAGTGGAAGTAA
- the LOC125896922 gene encoding heterogeneous nuclear ribonucleoprotein Q isoform X3 produces the protein MMSGDMATDHVNGNGTEEPMDTTAEVTRSEHFPALLEAGLPQNVAEKLDELYVAGLVAHSDLDERAIEALKEFNEEGALQVLVQFKESDLSHVQNKSAFLCGVMKTYRQREKQGTKVSDSTKGPDEAKIKELLDRTNYTLDVTTGQRKYGGPPPESVYSGAQPNVGTEIFVGKIPRDLFEDELVPLFEKAGPIWDLRLMMDPLSGLNRGYAFVTFCTKEAAQEAVKLCNNHEIRPGKHIGVCISVANNRLFVGSIPKSKTKEQIVEEFGKVTEGLSDVILYHQPDDKKKNRGFCFLEYEDHKTAAQARRRLMSGKVKVWGNVVTVEWADPIEDPDPEVMAKVKVLFVRNLANGVTEEILEKSFSEFGKLERVKKLKDYAFIHFEERDGAVKALEEMNGKELEGEPIEIVFAKPPDQKRKERKAQRQAAKSQMYDDYYYYPPPPHMPPPVRGRGRGGNRGGYAYPPDYYGYEDYYDYYGYDYHNYRGGYEDPYYGYDDFQAPSRGRGGSRGSRGGSSPARGRGGAGAPRGRANFSQRGGPGPGRGGRGARGGVQPRGRGGVRGARGGRGGNVGGKRKADGYNQPDSKRRQTNNQNWGSQPIAQQPLQGGDHSAGKRGRGRS, from the exons ATG ATGTCTGGAGACATGGCCACAGATCATGTAAATGGGAATGGTACGGAGGAACCCATGGACACTACAGCGGAGGTGACCCGCTCAGAACACTTCCCAGCTTTACTGGAGGCTGGTTTACCTCAGAATGTGGCTGAGAAGCTAGATGAACTTTACGTTGCAG GCCTAGTAGCACATAGTGACCTAGATGAAAGGGCTATTGAAGCTTTGAAAGAATTCAATGAAGAGGGAGCCCTGCAAGTGCTGGTCCAGTTCAAAGAGAGTGATCTGTCACACGTGCAA AACAAAAGTGCCTTTCTCTGTGGGGTGATGAAGACTTACAGGCAGAGGGAGAAACAAGGGACTAAAGTTTCAGATTCCACTAAAGGACCAGATGAGGCTAAAATCAAAGAACTCCTGGACAGAACCAACTACACACTTGACGTCACAACAGGCCAGCGGAAGTATGGCGGGCCCCCACCTGAGTCTGTGTACTCCGGTGCCCAACCCAATGTTGGAACAGAG ATATTTGTAGGAAAGATTCCCCGTGACTTGTTTGAAGATGAGCTGGTTCCTCTCTTTGAGAAGGCTGGGCCTATCTGGGACCTCAGGCTAATGATGGACCCACTGAGTGGCCTGAACAGGGGCTATGCCTTTGTCACTTTCTGCACTAAAGAAGCGGCCCAGGAGGCAGTGAAGCTG tGCAATAATCATGAGATTCGCCCTGGCAAGCACATCGGGGTGTGTATATCTGTCGCCAACAACAGGCTATTCGTTGGCTCCATTCCCAAGAGTAAAACAAAGGAGCAGATTGTTGAAGAGTTTGGTAAAGtcacag AGGGCCTCAGTGATGTCATACTGTACCATCAACCTGATGACAAAAAGAAGAACCGAGGCTTCTGCTTCTTGGAGTACGAAGACCACAAAACGGCTGCTCAGGCTCGCCGGCGGCTAATGAGCGGCAAGGTGAAGGTTTGGGGCAATGTGGTGACAGTAGAGTGGGCAGACCCCATTGAAGATCCTGACCCAGAGGTCATGGCCAAG GTGAAGGTTTTATTTGTGAGAAATCTTGCCAATGGTGTCACGGAGGAGATCCTGGAGAAGTCCTTTAGTGAGTTTGGAAAACTGGAGCGAGTTAAGAAGCTTAAAGACTACGCCTTCATTCACTTTGAAGAGAGGGATGGCGCAGTGAAG GCGTTGGAAGAAATGAATGGGAAGGAGCTGGAGGGAGAGCCCATTGAGATTGTTTTCGCCAAGCCACCAGATCAGAAGAGGAAGGAGCGCAAAGCACAGAGGCAAGCAGCCAAATCACAAAT GTACGATGATTATTACTACTACCCTCCCCCTCCCCACATGCCGCCTCCTGTCAGAGGCCGAGGCAGAGGCGGCAACCGGGGTGGCTATGCTTACCCCCCTGACTACTACGGTTATGAGGACTACTATGACTACTATGGCTATGACTATCACAACTACCGTGGCGGCTACGAAGACCCCTACTACGGGTACGACGACTTCCAGGCCCCAAGCCGAGGACGGGGCGGCAGCAGGGGCTCCCGGGGAGGATCCTCTCCAGCCAGAGGACGGGGTGGCGCCGGGGCACCCAGAGGCAGGGCCAACTTCTCCCAGCGGGGGGGTCCCGGACCAGGCCGCGGTGGGCGGGGAGCAAGAGGAGGCGTGCAGCCGAGAGGGCGAGGAGGGGTACGTGGTGCTCGGGGTGGCCGCGGTGGAAATGTAGGAGGAAAGCGCAAAGCTGATGGGTACAACCAGCCAGATTCCAAGCGTCGCCAGACCAATAATCAGAACTGGGGCTCTCAACCCATTGCTCAGCAACCGCTCCAAGGTGGTGATCATTCTG CAGGAAAAAGGGGTCGAGGCCGGTCCTGA